A DNA window from Brassica napus cultivar Da-Ae chromosome C1, Da-Ae, whole genome shotgun sequence contains the following coding sequences:
- the LOC106423266 gene encoding DNA (cytosine-5)-methyltransferase CMT2 isoform X1, producing MLSPAKCESEDPTAQLDLLHSSPRSEPERLSLVLSLPNPAEAEMSTSRRSTRINSNSPKEIGGGEGAQSPRITGKSGSSKRKISSAPVKKDSGGLSFEDIAAIAKSLEMGVVSECQDKNDDAEGRSQVPAKRKVDCDDMKRSSQSLSSSNKRTRRSAGFTKGIENEGEENLDEEPVPSIRSLRLSGTVENGLGLCGAKQVRGTEKLVQVSENGNCRETIKRCEGDGLVSSKQELLGSTLNGCRVKSLGKHRSSDPNASGVHTSSLKISENGTRNGLPMTTPLVEQESRQSRTSDCGATADNGVTGEMHANSTVIYLSDGDEEPQPAKDVQDSVEFLYTKSSNGDALIQDASGSTLSSGGNWRQAPLDQNSPIKSTKGKGSRVTRTAVREKHEHGSSFFIGEPIPCEEAKERWRWRYDLKEHKSKRRGQQSEDDEDMIVANVECHYLQAKVDNETFSLGDFACLMGDGEEPPIGKIVELFKTTDGESYFRVQWLYRATDTVMQKQAADHERRRLFYSTVMNDNPIDCLISKVTVLQVSPRAGLKPNSIKSDFYFDMEYCVEFSTFQTLRTQTSENKLECCADVTPTESTESILEDKSFSKELLVLDLYSGCGGMSTGLNLGAKISGVDVVTKWAIDQNLAACESLKLNHPQTQVRNDSAGDFLQLLKEWGKLCKRYVRNNGHTTDTLNPENSTKEATESSSSTEDDSEPEEYEVEKLVDICYGDPDKTGERGLKFKVHWKGYSSNEDTWEPAKELSNCQDAIREFVTSGFKKNILPLPGGVGVICGGPPCQGISGYNRFRDVDSPLTDERNQQIVVFMDIVEYLKPKFVLMENVVDILRLDKGSLGRYALSRLVDMRYQARLGIITAGCYGLSQFRSRVFMWGADPNMKLPPFPLPTHDVIVRYGFPLEFERNVVAYSEGQPRDVETALVLKDAISDLPHVSNNETRERMSYESLPETDFQRYIRSTKHDMTGSATDNCTKRTMQLYDHRPSLLSEDDYNRVCQIPKKKGANFRDLPGLIVRNDNTVCRDPSMEPVLLPSGKRLVPEYVFTFQQGKSKRPFARLWWDETVPTVLTVPSCSNQAFLHPEQDRILTIREAARLQGFPDYFQFCGTVKQRYCQIGNAVAVSVSRALGYSLGMTFRGLAGDENMIKLPQKFSHSSYLQLQESIPH from the exons ATGTTATCTCCGGCGAAGTGTGAGTCAGAAGACCCCACAGCTCAACTGGATCTCCTCCACTCTTCTCCtagatccgaacccgaacgcctATCTCTCGTCCTCTCTCTTCCCAATCCCGCCGAAGCAGAGATGAGCACGAGCAGGAGATCCACGAGGATCAATTCTAATTCGCCTAAAGAGATTGGCGGAGGAGAAGGTGCTCAGTCGCCGAGAATTACCGGAAAGTCTGGATCGAGTAAGAGAAAGATTAGTAGCGCTCCGGTTAAG AAAGATTCTGGCGGATTGTCATTCGA AGACATAGCTGCGATTGCCAAGAGCTTGGAGATGGGAGTCGTTTCCGAGTGCCAAGATAAGAACGACGATGCTGAAGGTAGATCGCAAGTTCCGGCTAAGAGGAAAGTTGACTGTGATGACATGAAGCGTTCTAGTCAGAGTCTCAGCAGCAGCAATAAACGGACGAGGAGATCTGCAGGGTTCACTAAGGGGATTGAGAATGAGGGAGAAGAAAATCTAGACGAGGAGCCTGTCCCATCCATTAGATCTCTAAGGCTATCTGGAACTGTTGAAAATGGTTTGGGATTATGTGGTGCAAAACAGGTGAGAGGGACTGAGAAGCTGGTGCAAGTTAGTGAGAATGGTAACTGCCGTGAGACTATAAAGAGATGTGAAGGTGATGGCCTTGTTTCATCTAAGCAAGAGCTATTAGGGTCAACTCTAAATGGTTGTAGGGTCAAGTCGTTAGGAAAACACAGATCTTCTGACCCAAATGCGAGTGGTGTTCACACCAGCTCTTTGAAAATTAGTGAAAATGGTACGCGTAATGGATTGCCGATGACAACTCCGTTAGTGGAACAAGAGTCACGTCAGAGTAGAACTAGTGACTGCGGTGCTACTGCTGATAACGGAGTAACTGGGGAGATGCATGCAAATTCTACTGTGATCTATCTCTCTGACGGCGATGAAGAGCCGCAGCCAGCCAAGGACGTACAAGATTCGGTTGAATTTTTGTATACGAAAAGCTCAAATGGAGATGCTTTGATTCAAGATGCAAGTGGATCTACCCTCTCCTCGGGGGGGAATTGGAGACAAGCACCACTGGATCAAAATAGTCCAATTAAATCAACCAAGGGAAAGGGTTCGCGAGTGACCCGTACTGCTGTCCGTGAAAAGCATGAACATGGTTCCTCCTTTTTCATTGGAGAGCCAATTCCTTGCGAGGAGGCTAAAGAGAGATGGCGCTGGAGATATGACCTCAAG GAGCACAAATCTAAGAGGAGAGGCCAACAGTCAGA AGATGACGAAGACATGATTGTTGCAAATGTGGAATGCCACTATTTGCAGGCAAAAGTCGACAATGAAACGTTCAGCCTCGGAGACTTTGCCTGCCTAATG GGTGATGGAGAAGAGCCACCTATCGGCAAGATAGTAGAGCTTTTTAAGACAACAGATGGAGAAAGCTACTTCCGAGTTCAGTGGTTGTACAGAGCAACGGATACA GTAATGCAGAAGCAGGCTGCTGATCATGAGAGAAGGCGTCTCTTCTACTCTACTGTAATGAATGATAATCCAATAGATTGTCTTATTTCTAAAGTTACTGTTTTACAAGTATCACCTAGG GCAGGATTAAAGCCCAATTCTATAAAATCTGacttttattttgatatggaGTATTGCGTGGAGTTTTCGACATTTCAAACCTTGAGAACTC AAACTTCCGAAAACAAGCTTGAGTGTTGCGCCGACGTGACACCTACAGAATCCACTGAATCTATTTTGGAAGATAAAAGTtttagcaaagagcttctggTGCTTGATCTTTACAGTGGTTGTGGTGGAATGTCCACTGGGTTGAATCTTGGAGCCAAGATTTCTGGAGTTGATGTCGTGACG aAATGGGCTATTGACCAGAATTTGGCTGCCTGTGAGAGCTTGAAACTGAACCATCCACAGACGCAG GTTAGGAATGACTCTGCTGGAGATTTCCTCCAACTTTTGAAGGAGTGGGGTAAATTATGCAAGCGCTATGTGCGTAACAATGGTCATACAACTGATACATTAAACCCCGAAAATTCAACAAAGGAAGCCACTGAAAGTAGCTCTTCTACTGAAGATGATTCAGAACCTGAGGAGTACGAAGTTGAAAAGCTGGTTGATATATGCTATGGTGATCCTGACAAGACAGGAGAACGTGGCCTAAAGTTTAAG GTGCACTGGAAAGGATATAGCAGCAACGAAGATACTTGGGAGCCAGCAAAGGAATTGAg CAATTGTCAAGATGCCATCCGGGAGTTTGTAACAAGTGGATTCAAGAAGAATATCTTGCCACTTCCT GGCGGTGTTGGCGTGATATGTGGTGGACCTCCATGTCAAGGAATTAGTGGCTATAACCGCTTCAGGGATGTTGATTCTCCGTTGACTGATGAAAGGAATCAGCAAATTGTAGTTTTCATGGACATAGTTGAGTATCTGAAACCCAAATTCGTGTTGATGGAAAACGTTGTTGATATTCTGCGTTTGGACAAAGGTTCTCTTGGGAGGTACGCTTTGAGCCGTCTTGTGGACATGAGATACCAAGCGAGGCTAGGTATCATAACAGCTGGTTGCTATGGTCTTTCCCAATTTCGTTCCCGAGTTTTCATGTGGGGAGCTGATCCAAACATG AAACTGCCTCCGTTTCCGCTTCCAACCCATGATGTTATTGTCAGATATGGGTTTCCTCTCGAGTTCGAG AGGAATGTAGTTGCTTACAGTGAAGGTCAGCCCAGAGATGTTGAAACAGCTCTTGTTCTAAAAGATGCGATATCAGATCTTCCTCAT GTGTCAAACAACGAAACCCGGGAAAGAATGTCCTATGAAAGTCTCCCAGAGACAGATTTCCAGAGATACATTAGATCAACCAAACACG ATATGACTGGCTCTGCGACTGATAACTGTACAAAAAGGACGATGCAACTGTATGATCACAGGCCGTCCCTTTTGTCTGAAGATGATTATAACCGAGTTTGTCAAATCCCAAAGAAGAAG GGAGCTAATTTCAGGGATCTTCCAGGGTTAATCGTCAGAAACGACAATACAGTCTGCCGTGATCCATCAATGGAACCTGTCCTTCTGCCATCAGGAAAACGTTTG GTACCAGAATATGTCTTTACTTTTCAGCAAGGGAAATCTAAAAG ACCGTTTGCGCGTCTTTGGTGGGACGAAACAGTTCCAACCGTTCTGACAGTCCCCAGCTGCAGCAATCAG GCGTTTTTGCATCCAGAGCAAGATCGAATACTAACCATAAGAGAAGCCGCACGGCTTCAAGGTTTCCCTGATTACTTCCAGTTCTGTGGAACCGTTAAACAAAG GTACTGTCAGATTGGAAATGCAGTGGCGGTCTCGGTTTCTCGTGCTTTGGGCTATTCTCTAGGTATGACTTTCCGTGGTCTAGCCGGTGACGAGAATATGATAAAACTTCCCCAGAAGTTTTCTCATTCAAGTTACCTTCAGCTTCAAGAATCCATTCCTCACTAA
- the LOC106423232 gene encoding protein ENHANCED DISEASE RESISTANCE 2 has protein sequence MSKVVYEGWMVRYGRRKIGRSYIHMRYFVLEPRLLAYYKKKPQDYQVPIKTMLIDGNCRVEDRGLKTHHGHMVYVLSVYNKKEKHHRITMAAFNIQEALMWKEKIESVIDQHQESQVPNGQQYVSFEYKSGMDSGRTASSSDHESQFSAPEGEDGSRRSLMRRTTIGNGPPESVLDWTKEFDAELANQNSDNQAFSRKHWRLLQCQNGLRIFEELLEVDYLPRSCSRAMKAVGVVEATCEEVFELVMSMDGTRYEWDCSFQYGSLVEEVDGHTAVLYHRLLLDWFPMVVWPRDLCYVRYWRRNDDGSYVVLFRSREHDNCGPQPGCVRAHLESGGYNIAPLKPRNGRPRTQVQHLIQIDLKGWGAGYLPAFQQHCLLQMLNSVAGLREWFSQTDERGVHTRIPVMVNMASSSLSLSKSGRSVHQSAFSVDQTNSANRNSVLLDEDSDDDDEFQIAESEQEPETSKTETDVKKTEEEPAHNIDLSCFSGNLKRNENENARNCWRTSDGSNFKVRSKSFCDDKRKIPAGKHLMDLVAVDWFKDSKRIDHVARRKGCAAQVAAEKGLFSMVVNVQVPGSTHYSMVFYFVTKELVPGSLLQRFVDGDDEFRNSRLKLIPQVPKGSWIVRQSVGSTPCLLGKAVDCNYIRGPTYLEIDVDIGSSTVANGVLGLVIGVITSLVVEMAFLVQANTPEELPERLIGAVRVSHIELSSAIVPNLESD, from the exons ATGTCAAAGGTAGTGTACGAAGGGTGGATGGTGAGGTATGGAAGGAGGAAGATCGGGAGATCGTATATTCACATGAGGTATTTCGTTTTGGAGCCTCGTCTCTTGGCCTATTACAAGAAGAAGCCTCAGGACTATCAG GTTCCTATCAAGACCATGTTAATTGATGGCAACTGCAGAGTTGAAGATCGAGGCTTGAAGACCCATCATGGACAT ATGGTTTACGTGCTGTCTGTCTAtaacaagaaagaaaagcaCCATAGAATAACG ATGGCAGCGTTCAACATCCAGGAAGCACTAATGTGGAAGGAGAAAATTGAGTCTGTTATAGACCAG CATCAAGAGTCCCAGGTTCCAAATGGTCAGCAATATGTTTCATTTGAATATAAGTCTGGAATGGATAGTGGAAGGACTGCTTCATCTTCAGATCATGAAAGCCA GTTTAGTGCACCAGAGGGTGAAGATGGCTCTCGGCGAAGTTTAATGAGACGGACAACTATTGGAAATG GTCCTCCAGAATCTGTACTTGACTGGACTAAGGAGTTTGATGCAGAGTTGGCGAACCAGAATTCTGATAATCAAGCTTTCTCGAGAAAGCACTGGCGTCTACTTCAGTGCCAAAATG GTCTTCGGATTTTTGAAGAGCTTCTTGAAGTTGATTACCTT CCAAGAAGCTGCAGCAGGGCAATGAAAGCTGTTGGCGTAGTGGAGGCAACATGTGAGGAAGTATTCGAACTTGTGATGAGCATGGATGGCACTCGTTATGA GTGGGACTGCAGCTTTCAGTATGGTAGCTTAGTGGAAGAGGTGGATGGTCATACAGCAGTGCTCTATCATAGACTTTTACTCGACTGGTTTCCAAT GGTTGTGTGGCCTCGTGACCTATGTTATGTCCGCTATTGGCGACGTAATGATGATGGGAGTTATG TTGTGCTGTTCCGTTCTAGGGAGCATGATAATTGTGGTCCACAACCTGGATGTGTCCGTGCTCATCTCGAGA GTGGAGGATATAATATTGCCCCGCTAAAGCCCCGAAATGGGAGGCCTAGAACACAGGTGCAACACCTAATACAAATTGATCTAAAAGGGTGGGGTGCAGGCTATCTTCCAGCATTTCAACAACATTGTCTTCTTCAAATGCTGAACAGTGTTGCTG GTTTGCGGGAATGGTTTTCACAGACAGATGAGAGAGGTGTTCATACCAGGATCCCTGTTATGGTTAATATGGCATCTTCCTCCTTGAGCTTGAGTAAGAGCGGAAGGTCTGTGCACCAGTCTGCATTTTCTGTTGATCAAACAAACTCTGCCAACAGAAACTCCGTGCTCCTGGATGAAGactcagatgatgatgatgagtttCAGATCGCTGAATCAGAACAAGAG CCTGAAACAAGTAAAACAGAGACTGATGTCAAGAAAACAG AAGAAGAACCTGCTCACAACATTGATCTATCATGCTTTTCGGGTAATCTAAAGcgaaatgaaaatgaaaatgctCGTAACTGCTGGAGGACTTCTGACGGGAGCAACTTCAAAGTTCGTAGCAAGAGTTTCTGTGACGATAAAAGAAAG ATTCCTGCTGGGAAGCATCTTATGGATCTGGTTGCTGTCGACTGGTTCAAAGACAGTAAAAGAATAGATCATGTGGCTAGGCGTAAAGGCTGCGCAGCACAA GTTGCTGCAGAGAAAGGTCTATTCTCGATGGTGGTTAATGTTCAA GTTCCGGGGTCAACACACTACAGTATGGTGTTTTATTTCGTGACGAAAGAACTTGTACCTGGGTCCCTGTTGCAACGTTTTGTTGATGGTGACGATGAATTTCGAAATAGCCGGCTAAAGCTTATACCTCAAGTTCCTAAG GGGTCATGGATAGTACGGCAAAGCGTGGGAAGCACCCCATGTCTCCTCGGGAAAGCAGTGGACTGCAACTACATTCGTGGCCCGACATACTTAGAA ATCGACGTGGATATTGGTTCATCAACTGTTGCAAATGGAGTTCTGGGTCTCGTCATTGGTGTAATCACATCGTTGGTTGTCGAAATGGCTTTCCTTGTACAG GCAAATACACCGGAGGAGTTGCCGGAAAGGCTCATCGGTGCGGTTCGGGTTTCGCATATAGAGCTCTCTTCGGCTATAGTTCCGAATCTGGAGTCagattaa
- the LOC106423266 gene encoding DNA (cytosine-5)-methyltransferase CMT2 isoform X2 produces MLSPAKCESEDPTAQLDLLHSSPRSEPERLSLVLSLPNPAEAEMSTSRRSTRINSNSPKEIGGGEGAQSPRITGKSGSSKRKISSAPVKKDSGGLSFEDIAAIAKSLEMGVVSECQDKNDDAEGRSQVPAKRKVDCDDMKRSSQSLSSSNKRTRRSAGFTKGIENEGEENLDEEPVPSIRSLRLSGTVENGLGLCGAKQVRGTEKLVQVSENGNCRETIKRCEGDGLVSSKQELLGSTLNGCRVKSLGKHRSSDPNASGVHTSSLKISENGTRNGLPMTTPLVEQESRQSRTSDCGATADNGVTGEMHANSTVIYLSDGDEEPQPAKDVQDSVEFLYTKSSNGDALIQDASGSTLSSGGNWRQAPLDQNSPIKSTKGKGSRVTRTAVREKHEHGSSFFIGEPIPCEEAKERWRWRYDLKEHKSKRRGQQSEDDEDMIVANVECHYLQAKVDNETFSLGDFACLMGDGEEPPIGKIVELFKTTDGESYFRVQWLYRATDTVMQKQAADHERRRLFYSTAGLKPNSIKSDFYFDMEYCVEFSTFQTLRTQTSENKLECCADVTPTESTESILEDKSFSKELLVLDLYSGCGGMSTGLNLGAKISGVDVVTKWAIDQNLAACESLKLNHPQTQVRNDSAGDFLQLLKEWGKLCKRYVRNNGHTTDTLNPENSTKEATESSSSTEDDSEPEEYEVEKLVDICYGDPDKTGERGLKFKVHWKGYSSNEDTWEPAKELSNCQDAIREFVTSGFKKNILPLPGGVGVICGGPPCQGISGYNRFRDVDSPLTDERNQQIVVFMDIVEYLKPKFVLMENVVDILRLDKGSLGRYALSRLVDMRYQARLGIITAGCYGLSQFRSRVFMWGADPNMKLPPFPLPTHDVIVRYGFPLEFERNVVAYSEGQPRDVETALVLKDAISDLPHVSNNETRERMSYESLPETDFQRYIRSTKHDMTGSATDNCTKRTMQLYDHRPSLLSEDDYNRVCQIPKKKGANFRDLPGLIVRNDNTVCRDPSMEPVLLPSGKRLVPEYVFTFQQGKSKRPFARLWWDETVPTVLTVPSCSNQAFLHPEQDRILTIREAARLQGFPDYFQFCGTVKQRYCQIGNAVAVSVSRALGYSLGMTFRGLAGDENMIKLPQKFSHSSYLQLQESIPH; encoded by the exons ATGTTATCTCCGGCGAAGTGTGAGTCAGAAGACCCCACAGCTCAACTGGATCTCCTCCACTCTTCTCCtagatccgaacccgaacgcctATCTCTCGTCCTCTCTCTTCCCAATCCCGCCGAAGCAGAGATGAGCACGAGCAGGAGATCCACGAGGATCAATTCTAATTCGCCTAAAGAGATTGGCGGAGGAGAAGGTGCTCAGTCGCCGAGAATTACCGGAAAGTCTGGATCGAGTAAGAGAAAGATTAGTAGCGCTCCGGTTAAG AAAGATTCTGGCGGATTGTCATTCGA AGACATAGCTGCGATTGCCAAGAGCTTGGAGATGGGAGTCGTTTCCGAGTGCCAAGATAAGAACGACGATGCTGAAGGTAGATCGCAAGTTCCGGCTAAGAGGAAAGTTGACTGTGATGACATGAAGCGTTCTAGTCAGAGTCTCAGCAGCAGCAATAAACGGACGAGGAGATCTGCAGGGTTCACTAAGGGGATTGAGAATGAGGGAGAAGAAAATCTAGACGAGGAGCCTGTCCCATCCATTAGATCTCTAAGGCTATCTGGAACTGTTGAAAATGGTTTGGGATTATGTGGTGCAAAACAGGTGAGAGGGACTGAGAAGCTGGTGCAAGTTAGTGAGAATGGTAACTGCCGTGAGACTATAAAGAGATGTGAAGGTGATGGCCTTGTTTCATCTAAGCAAGAGCTATTAGGGTCAACTCTAAATGGTTGTAGGGTCAAGTCGTTAGGAAAACACAGATCTTCTGACCCAAATGCGAGTGGTGTTCACACCAGCTCTTTGAAAATTAGTGAAAATGGTACGCGTAATGGATTGCCGATGACAACTCCGTTAGTGGAACAAGAGTCACGTCAGAGTAGAACTAGTGACTGCGGTGCTACTGCTGATAACGGAGTAACTGGGGAGATGCATGCAAATTCTACTGTGATCTATCTCTCTGACGGCGATGAAGAGCCGCAGCCAGCCAAGGACGTACAAGATTCGGTTGAATTTTTGTATACGAAAAGCTCAAATGGAGATGCTTTGATTCAAGATGCAAGTGGATCTACCCTCTCCTCGGGGGGGAATTGGAGACAAGCACCACTGGATCAAAATAGTCCAATTAAATCAACCAAGGGAAAGGGTTCGCGAGTGACCCGTACTGCTGTCCGTGAAAAGCATGAACATGGTTCCTCCTTTTTCATTGGAGAGCCAATTCCTTGCGAGGAGGCTAAAGAGAGATGGCGCTGGAGATATGACCTCAAG GAGCACAAATCTAAGAGGAGAGGCCAACAGTCAGA AGATGACGAAGACATGATTGTTGCAAATGTGGAATGCCACTATTTGCAGGCAAAAGTCGACAATGAAACGTTCAGCCTCGGAGACTTTGCCTGCCTAATG GGTGATGGAGAAGAGCCACCTATCGGCAAGATAGTAGAGCTTTTTAAGACAACAGATGGAGAAAGCTACTTCCGAGTTCAGTGGTTGTACAGAGCAACGGATACA GTAATGCAGAAGCAGGCTGCTGATCATGAGAGAAGGCGTCTCTTCTACTCTACT GCAGGATTAAAGCCCAATTCTATAAAATCTGacttttattttgatatggaGTATTGCGTGGAGTTTTCGACATTTCAAACCTTGAGAACTC AAACTTCCGAAAACAAGCTTGAGTGTTGCGCCGACGTGACACCTACAGAATCCACTGAATCTATTTTGGAAGATAAAAGTtttagcaaagagcttctggTGCTTGATCTTTACAGTGGTTGTGGTGGAATGTCCACTGGGTTGAATCTTGGAGCCAAGATTTCTGGAGTTGATGTCGTGACG aAATGGGCTATTGACCAGAATTTGGCTGCCTGTGAGAGCTTGAAACTGAACCATCCACAGACGCAG GTTAGGAATGACTCTGCTGGAGATTTCCTCCAACTTTTGAAGGAGTGGGGTAAATTATGCAAGCGCTATGTGCGTAACAATGGTCATACAACTGATACATTAAACCCCGAAAATTCAACAAAGGAAGCCACTGAAAGTAGCTCTTCTACTGAAGATGATTCAGAACCTGAGGAGTACGAAGTTGAAAAGCTGGTTGATATATGCTATGGTGATCCTGACAAGACAGGAGAACGTGGCCTAAAGTTTAAG GTGCACTGGAAAGGATATAGCAGCAACGAAGATACTTGGGAGCCAGCAAAGGAATTGAg CAATTGTCAAGATGCCATCCGGGAGTTTGTAACAAGTGGATTCAAGAAGAATATCTTGCCACTTCCT GGCGGTGTTGGCGTGATATGTGGTGGACCTCCATGTCAAGGAATTAGTGGCTATAACCGCTTCAGGGATGTTGATTCTCCGTTGACTGATGAAAGGAATCAGCAAATTGTAGTTTTCATGGACATAGTTGAGTATCTGAAACCCAAATTCGTGTTGATGGAAAACGTTGTTGATATTCTGCGTTTGGACAAAGGTTCTCTTGGGAGGTACGCTTTGAGCCGTCTTGTGGACATGAGATACCAAGCGAGGCTAGGTATCATAACAGCTGGTTGCTATGGTCTTTCCCAATTTCGTTCCCGAGTTTTCATGTGGGGAGCTGATCCAAACATG AAACTGCCTCCGTTTCCGCTTCCAACCCATGATGTTATTGTCAGATATGGGTTTCCTCTCGAGTTCGAG AGGAATGTAGTTGCTTACAGTGAAGGTCAGCCCAGAGATGTTGAAACAGCTCTTGTTCTAAAAGATGCGATATCAGATCTTCCTCAT GTGTCAAACAACGAAACCCGGGAAAGAATGTCCTATGAAAGTCTCCCAGAGACAGATTTCCAGAGATACATTAGATCAACCAAACACG ATATGACTGGCTCTGCGACTGATAACTGTACAAAAAGGACGATGCAACTGTATGATCACAGGCCGTCCCTTTTGTCTGAAGATGATTATAACCGAGTTTGTCAAATCCCAAAGAAGAAG GGAGCTAATTTCAGGGATCTTCCAGGGTTAATCGTCAGAAACGACAATACAGTCTGCCGTGATCCATCAATGGAACCTGTCCTTCTGCCATCAGGAAAACGTTTG GTACCAGAATATGTCTTTACTTTTCAGCAAGGGAAATCTAAAAG ACCGTTTGCGCGTCTTTGGTGGGACGAAACAGTTCCAACCGTTCTGACAGTCCCCAGCTGCAGCAATCAG GCGTTTTTGCATCCAGAGCAAGATCGAATACTAACCATAAGAGAAGCCGCACGGCTTCAAGGTTTCCCTGATTACTTCCAGTTCTGTGGAACCGTTAAACAAAG GTACTGTCAGATTGGAAATGCAGTGGCGGTCTCGGTTTCTCGTGCTTTGGGCTATTCTCTAGGTATGACTTTCCGTGGTCTAGCCGGTGACGAGAATATGATAAAACTTCCCCAGAAGTTTTCTCATTCAAGTTACCTTCAGCTTCAAGAATCCATTCCTCACTAA